The nucleotide sequence caacattgagattagcaaagttctcatattgtttaagcaaagttttgtatgcttcttgtgaactatttagcttttcttttaaacttttgagcttcttttgttgactagtgcaaactttagcataattaagattttgttgcataatttcatcataagaaggcatatcatcatcactctcactctcactagaggatgagctttcgttacctcatgccataaggcacacatgagaagagcttggtgatgagtgcttgcggcctcgcctcttgtgacggtgttcttcttcacttgaagaatcatcccatgatcttattgatatgAGGGATTGATTCTTGCataccttcttctttgtcttgggtgttgtttatttggacaaacttccacaaagttccccaactcgccgcatccatagcatcctctctttctttgctcatttctttgattggtaaaaatgagaccttaaatttggatgggcacacccttgacatttagcctttggatcatcttctccaccttgttgattaatttgattgattcttcatcaaggtcagaggtggaggaggaagatcaaTCATCATcgcttgaatcttcatcatcatcattatcctcatcttcttcttcatctttacttgaggagcttgagcttgagcttgtctcaacttgcttgcccttcatcttctttttctcgctacatacgagagctttacctttgcttgatgaagaagcttctttttctcttgcgtgacatttcaaatgccactatcttgtcaatgactatgctcggggtcatggtgctcaagtcctccatattgtgaaggatgatgatgatgcttgcatatttcttttgtggtagcacggagatgatcttccttacgatgtccgcatcatctagctttattaatcctattgaatggagctcattgataattagattcaaacgagaatacatatcacgaacaagctcatcatcattcattgtaaaggagtcaaaattttgtttagctaaagaatgtttttgctcacggacattacttgtgccgtcatggagctcttggagttttaaccaaatttcatgtgccgtatttaaagtgaatacttggttaaacacatccatgctaaatgattcaaacaagcaatttttagctctagcattgaaatgcatttctttttcatcactctttgtggattttttgggattcttgataGGTTTCATCTCGTcacaagtgactctccatacacccaaatcaaccgcctcaaggtggcaagccattctagccttatagtatgggaagttagtgccgtcaaagtgtggaggaatagaggtatccatcccaaccactctaagtagcgtcggctcaatggcggttaagccaaaggtccaaattgagccaaccggctctgatactaattgaaggggaccgtgacgtctaagaggggggtgaattaggtaacttgaAAAACTTCAAttctaaactatagcctctttttctaacattagcaaaacctatgcaaaagataaactatctaaatgtgcaactacggttttgctagtgtgttgttatctctaccgcaaaaggagtaattcaatcaatgtaaatgcggaagctaaagagcaaggtagagatatgcaaactcccgtcgacgactctggtatttttatcgaggtatcgagaagcgcgtaaacttccccctagtcctcgttggagcccctcgcaaggaatccctcgcaagggccaagctcccggtcgggtaactccgtgaatAGCCACAGTccttccccatgcacaagtgggtctctgacatgccttccggcaagcctctcccggatgcttcccatcgtcttcactatcaagcttctggccgaaacgccacgggccttgttccctccggtacacggtgacagccacaccacaaacgtggttggtgtgatctcgcaagacttcaagcccctccgatgtacaacaatggtgctcgcaagcaccaggtagcaagaggtatgcaaacctcactaaacactaggcctaaacctagagcaagcgcataagcggtggtctaatcaacctaaacacttcgcaaagtacctacgctaatcacctaataaaacattaagcactatgcaagtggagatcactaaaatagtgtatcaacacccttgatatgtttcctcagctctacacctctcatttggccggttggggttgtatttataagccccactgagaaagtagtcgttggggacgaaatcccgcttttctgctattgaccggatgctggagtcgtcctgatcgtacgcgtccggtcgtcccgactgttggagccgcgaacacttgatcggacgcagccagcgtccggtcacctgccaccggacgcgtctggtcgtagtttcaccgctctagaacctctctgtacttgatcggacgctgctgcccagcgtccagtcgctgctgatgacgcctgtctgccgagcctccaatccagcgtccggttgcttcttccagcgttcggtcgcctctgcgagctcgtttcttcacgatcttgcgtacggcttgtttcctatcttcatgcttggactttgcttgatatcttgagtcttctcttgtgctcctaaggtcttggttatagtgttgatcatcggattatcacgtcgcctttgtccaagtcatgtcttgcaccctattgaactacaaaacaaacacttgcaaattcattagtccaatctggttgtgttggtcatcaaacaccaaaatccaaagtaaatgggccaaggattcattttccttacaatctcccccaaCCAATATTCTATCAGTGGTTTCTAATTCTCGTCGTCTACGGCGAGTGACTTTTGCGGTCTTCAAAACCTTGTTTGGCGAGGGTGTTTACAGGTGTTCCTTTTCTTTGCTTTCTTTTTAGTGcgatttctttgatgtcttttcAATGCGATCTCCGAGTTTTTGCAGGCTGTGGACgctggaaggaagaagacgatcaATTTGGTCTTTAATGTACTCTTTTTTTCTTAGAGATCGTTTTGTGTCTTATCGTCTATTTTTTTGTATtggtctttctttttcttcatatatactccctccgtcaacgaaagaatgcaattctcgctttCCAAGAAGTCAATCAATTTAAACTTTgacaaaattatataaaaaatactaatactCCTAAtgcaaaattagtatcattagattagtcatataatatattttcataataaaattatttggagacataaatattaatattatttactataaacttggtccAACTTGAACTACTTTAACCGACACGAATCtcataattacattcttttctgGACCGAGGGAGTATAAGATGTGAGACACTCTTTTGAGTGTCAttataaaaaaaagaataatcaATGATTTGGCCAGTGTTTTTTTAGTGCTCTTGGAAATAAACTATTGATAAATTGTGAATTACACAGCGTTCTGTTTGTGGGAGTAATACTTGCCTAGTTCAGTCTTCCAGATATCAGTTATCAATTCCCGATTGTTACATGTTTTCGAATGGGTACCTCTAACCTGTGACCCAATCTCAATTGACAGAATTGCTTCCAACATTCTAATACTGAGGTGTCGTTTGATGTTCAGGGCGGCTCTAGCCCCAGCTTCTTCTTGACGAGGAATCGTTTTTCTTTCTCTCGAAATAAACTAAAAAACACTAAAGCAAAAATAGTCACTATTTTTGGTTTCACAGACAATATGATGTATAACAAGTCAAAACCATGCCAAAATGTCTCTACGAAAGCGACCTCTATGCAGTAGGCATGAACTCATGGAGACGGGCAGTGGTGTTACGTTCCCGATTTCTGACCGGATATGTTCACCGTTCAGGCTGCGGAATTAGGACGCGTAAGAGCTGGAACAGAGCTTTTCCGTCTAATAAGGCATCTCCGTACAGTGTTAATGTTATTATTCCGACTATTATTACTGTGGTACATACATGTGTTTCAAGTGATAGTGCCTCGTTTCGGCAGTGCTCATCAACGGTCAAACAGTAGTACGTTTTTTACCTGATATATTAAGGCGTATATAGATAGAACAGATGACAACACAAGTATGAAGCATCCTAACTAGGGCGGGCTATACAGGCATAACTTCAGTACATGATGATCTATGGAGACGCCCTAGCGGTCGCAGGCGCATATCTGGAACTTCCCTGAGACCATTTGTAGGGCGTTTCCGTTCTCAAGAGACGACTTCAGGAATGAGCTTCTGCAGGGCCAGCTTGTTTGTGTTCAGCAAACAACGTAGCAACAGATTCCAGTCACGTCAAATATATACCTGCAATGAGGAGCGGTTGGCCTGTGAATCCAGTTTATGAAAAGGTAAGGCGTTCCTGGGCATGCTTCCTATTCACATGGTCTTCTCATAAAAAATACCAACTAAGCATATTGCGTTTTGAGTCAGCTCAACTCCTGTGCAACTCATGAATGTATGATGATAAAATTAACCAAGGTGTACCTTTATTGTGGTTGCAGGAGTGAAACTTCTATCTCTTGTAAAGTCTTTCCCTTTGTTTCTACCACATGGCGCCGCACAAATATTGAGGCTACCACGCAGAATGACGAAAATATTGTGTAGAGAAGCTGTggaccaagttgctccagaagACGCAAGAACAGCAAACTAACAAAGAAGTTCACAATCTGCCAAAGTTACATTCAAGGATTGGATGTCAATGAGATATATCATTTTAACTCTGAAAAATAACTCAAGAAACATGGATAAAACCATCTATAAAAAACAAGCACAAGTGTAGACCACTCTTGCTAGTTTGGACTTTAATTGTTAGGAGAAAAAAGTTTTTTCTTTAGCCCATAGTCACTAGTGACTAGTTAGTTGATACTCATCTACACAAacaacaagaaacccaaagaccaaaacaTTTTTTAGAGAGATTAAAGGCAAACTCTATCCTATACAGAGTACTTCTGGCATAAATCAAAATTATGAGTTGAAATTTCAAGTACCAGCACCAACTACATACTTCCAAATTAACTTTCAATTCTTTCATGTGGTATGTAGGCATGTAGCATATATAAAACTATGGAAATGGAATGTGGTAGATAAAGGAATGGCAGACAAAAGGTGCAGGAGGTGGGGCACACTCTTACGGTCTTATAAGAAAACATTAGCAGAAGACATGCTATGCCAATCTCCAACCATTTTGCGCATTCAGGTTGATTAAACAGTTTGGCACCCTTATACACCTTGTGACTAAAGCTGGGTTCCATCTAGCTGCTGTCACGACCTCTCCATTTATCAGTGCTATCAGCACTTAGGCCATTTACCACCAATCAAAAATTTAACTGGATTAAGGTGGCaaaagcaacaacaacaacaaagcctttaagtcccaaacaagttggggtaggctagagttgaaacccaacagaagcaatcaaggttcaggcacgtgaatagctgtcttccaagcactcctatctaaggctaagtctttgggtatattccatcctttcaagtctccttttattgcctctacccaagtcaacttcggtcttcctctgcctctcttcacgttactatcctaacttaggattccactacgcaccggtgcatctggaggtctccgttgcacatgtccaaaccatctcaaccggtgttggacaagcttttcttcaattggcgctacccctaatctctcacgtatatcatcgttccgaactcgatcccttcttgtatgaccgcaaatccaacgcaacatacgcatttccgcgacacttggCTGTTGAATAtgtttcgtaggccaacattctgcaccatacaacatagcaggtctaatcgtcgtcctataaaacttgccttttagcttctgtggtacccttttgtcacataggacaccagacgcttgccgccacttcatccaccctgctttgattctatagctaacatcttcatcaatatccccgtccctctgtagcattgatcctaaatatcgaaaggtatccttcctaggcactacttgaccttccaaactaacatcttcctcctcccaagtagtagtgccgaagtcacatctcatatactcagttttagttctactaagtctaaaacctttggactccaaagtctcccgccataactccagtttctgattcactcctgtccggctttcatcaactagcactacatcgtccgcgaaaagcatacaccaagggatgtccccttttatgtcccttgtgacctcatccatcactaaagcaaacaaataagggctcaaagctgacccttgatgtagtcctatcctaatcgggaagtcatccgtgtctccatcacttgttcgaactctagtcacaacattgttatacatgtccttaatgagcccgacgtacttcgttgggactttatgtttgtccaacacccaccacataacattccttggtattttatcataagccttctccaagtcaataaaaaccatgtgtaggtccttcttcttctccctataccgctccataacttgtcttattaagaaaatggcttccatggttgaccttccgggcatgaaaccaaattggttcatagagacccgcgttattgctctcaagcgatgctcgataactctctcccatagcttcatagtatggctcatcaacttaattcctcggtaatttgtacaactttgaatatcccctttattcttgtagatcggtaccaatatacttctcctccactcatcaggcatcttgttcgatcgaaaaatatggttgaacagcttggttaaccatactacagctatatccccaaggcatctccacacctcgattgggataccatccggtcccatcgccttacctcctttcatccttttcaacgcctctctgacctcagattcttgaattctccgcacaaagcgcctattggtgtcatcaaaagagtcatccaactgaaagattgtgtccatattctcaccattgaacaatttgtcaaaatactcttgccatcgatgtcggatctcatcctcctttaccaagagatgctccctttcatccttaatgcacttaacttggttgaagtcccgtgtctttctctcacgaaccctagccatcctataaatgtccttctctccttccttcgtaaaAATTATTTCTGTGAGGCTTCAAAATCTATGAAATACAAGCCTAGACTATCCACACCTCAATCCAGAAACATTTCGACACAATAAGGCCCCTTTTCATTTCTGTGTTAGTTTATGAGTTTGATCCCAAATCAACTAAACAAAAGGCTAGACATTTTAGAGATATATAATGTACAATTCTTCCATACTGGTATGCTTCTTTTCCATCTAACAATTCACATGCGTGCCTGATATCATGGCTCATGGAGTTCTTACCCAATGTACAGACATGCAGAGAGCCATAGCCTTAGCCCGGATTTTATTGGGGAAAATCTCAGGCAAAAGAAGTCCTGGGACTGGGCCTGCTCCTAGTGAAAATGACAAGACAAACCTGCGAAAATCCTAGTCGTAAGTAACTGGACCAAAAAATTTACAAAAGCTATACTCATAAAAAGTAAACCACAATTGTCAAACAGAACAGGTGTGCTATGAACATAAAGGCAAATGACAGAATTTTAGCTTCTGGTATACAATTCAACCAATTCGAAAATAGTAAATACATATGGAGAACTGCTATGCAGCTTAGGTGATACAACATCATTAGGGAAAACAGATATCAAGAATGACAATGGAACACGTACAGTACCGATCTACTATGCTATTAGACAAAGATCAACCAGTAATTCAATCTCCTACACAGTAGCAATCAATAATGGAAGTAGTAGAGGTGTGGTCAAGACAACATcaagcaaaataaaaaaaattaaaaacatgATCTGAACGTTTCATAGCCAATATAAAGTGACTTCCATTTATTACCAAGTTTTATAAGAACATAATCATCTAGGACAAATTAATGTAGAATGTTAGTATGAGGTACCAGAGGCAGATGTTTCAATTAGTTCAGTTCCATATGAAACACACAGAGAACTAAGCTACAAAATGTATCACGCTTGGAACTTACAACAGAATGCCACCAACTGAAAGATATACACTTGTAGAACCAAGATACTGACGGTTTGCTCCAACAGCCTGAAGCCCCATTGCAAAAGCCTATACCAGTAAAGTGCTGTCAGTGATGTTCAACATATTTTTTACTTTTTCAGTGTTTGCAATTTTTTGATAAAAAAGTGCCATTTATCATGGTCGCTTACCATCCCAAGGAAACTCCCTGAAAGAAgcacttttctacctagcttgtcCATTAGAAGCATTGCTACAATTGAGCCTGCAAGACAGCACACAAAAAATAAGTCATCTGATAAAATGAACATAATAACACTGTACAAGAACAACTTTGAGCGCACCTGATAGATTTGAAATCCCCATGCATATGTTGGCAAGGTTAGAGGGCACCCCCACACTTCTGAACACAGTTGATGAGAAATAGAACACAGAATTTATGCCAGATAACTGTTGTAAAGCAAAGAGCGTTGTGCCAATAAAAACAACTGTACCAAAAAAGGGACTTGTAATGAACAAACTTCACGGCCAGACTGAACTCAGGTTATTAGAAGTGCATAAATGCAACAAAAAGAATAACAGAATAGCTTGTACCATTAAAGTGGCGACCATAGAACAACTCTGAGTACTTCACActttctccatcatctcctcttTCAGATCTAGAAAGTTCTGCCATGGCAGATTTTACATGAAGGGGGCCTAGAAGCTTTTCAAATTGCATCTCTGCTTCACTCATTCTTCCACACTGCATACAAGAACAGGCCTCATCAAATCACTCTGGAGTCTCGAAGtctcaaatattttttttatcaaacacACAGGAGACTGTACAGGGTAATGTGTACTTAATACGGTCTACTTGTTATTTCTTATTAGCTATTTGAGGTGTTAATTAGCATCAAACTTGCAGCTAGTGACTAAATACGCTAGCATTTGTGTACACGTTGATCTCCATAAGGCAAATTGGCCCCTCCTACAAGTTGTTCCTAGCTACGACACTGCTCAAGTTGTAAGGCTCGAACACAAGAACACACATACACAAACCACATATATCAATTCATACAAACAGTCACTGGCAGAGCTTGACCAAATGGGCCATGGCCCTCCCTAATTTTCCATATTGCTTTGAAGTTTTATACTTAATCATGCTTAAACACTGCTAACCTGGCTATTTTAGCACTAGTGGCCCCAACATTTATGTGAAGCTTCACCACTGCATACAGTTAGTGGCTTTGACAATCAATATATCGCATCATAGTCATTATGAAGTATGCTGTACTAAATACTGAAGCAACATGAGACATGAGGTTCGTCGACCCGTGCCATTCATGTAACCCAACCATTTTCAACGAGTAAAAGAAAAACAGCAGCATTCATATGGGTGACCAAAGAAACAAACATGCATGTTTGACTTGATAAATCAGAAACATAGCATAGAAACCAAGCAATGTGCCAAAGCAGAAGTACCTTATAGAGCCACTGGGGGCTCTCAGCACAAAACTCCATACCAAGAGCTTGTAAAGTCGCTGGGATAGTGGCAACCCAGAAACACACTCTCCACCTGCCAACGGCAATAATAACATTGGTACAGATAAATTTCACAAATATGAAATTCAAAAGGCATGTAAAGGACTAAAACAGAAAGCTTCTAACCATCCATCGATATCTTTGACAGGTGTACCAATTAGGAGTGATACTATAATTCCAAGGCAGGTTGCAATCTGAACAAAGCTACCATATGTACCCCTCACCGTAGGAGGAGAAACCTGCATTCCATCAGAGGTGGACATAGACAAAGAACCAGATGAAAATTATATCAGAATGGAAGGTAAACCATATGAGAACTTTACAATAGTCATTTGAGAAAACACGATCTACATACCTCCGTTATATAAAGTGAAGCAACTGGTGGACCCAATCCCATCCCTGTTCCTACCAAAAATCTTCCGAGGAGCATACCCTCCAAACTATTGGTGAGAGCACTGCAATTGTATGGTATTGTTTTAGTTACTTCTCATCATTAGCAATATTCTTACTCTAGGGCTTCTATGAGTGGCCAAGGAGCTTTCACCAGGCCCACATGAAAATGTAACAGGTAAGCTAAGTTTACCCCATATTTGGAAGAACTGCACGGTTCTTACAGGACCATTACATTATGTTACTTTACATCATTGTTCAGTTACTTTTTGTTAATAAGGAAAATTGTGTTGTTTCTTTGGCTGGGCGAGGAGCTTCCTGTGCCCAGATGATACCACAACAAGTAGACTCCCACGTACCTCATATTCGTGGTTCATCTCCTAAATCTTAATAAAGTTAAATTGTAAAAAAAAACTCAACGATTAATTCATGGATTACTCAAGCAGTGCCTGTAAAAAAAGAGGTAGATATTTTACCCACAATTCAACTTTTCAGCAATTCTACAGAAGCAACGATAGACCGGCAACCAGTCAGCAGGACACTAGTCCAAGAGACCAATTCACCAGCAAGGCAGTCACCAGATGGTACACCCAAGGTCCAAGTAGTAGTACTTAATTGTTTGACAAAAAACAGACAACTTCCACTGACTCAACCAAAGAATAATGACtctaaaaaaaacaaagaataatgAATGCTAGCAAGTGGCGCTTAAATACAACATTAAACCAATCAGAGACAGGATCTAGTGAAAgtgaaacaacaacaacaacaaagcctttaagtcccaaacaagttggggtaggctagagttgaaacccagcaaaagcaatcaaggttcaggcacgtgaatagctgttttccaagcactcctatctaaggcctaagtctttgggtatattccatcctatcaagtctccttttattgcctctacccaagtcaacttcagtcttcctctgcctctcttcacgttactatcctggcttaggattccactacataCCTGGTGCCTCTGGatgtctccgttggacatgtccaaaccatctcaaccggtgttggacaagcttttcttcaattggtgctacccctaatctatcacgtatatcacgTATATCtagtgaaagtgaaagtgaaagtgaaagaCAAATCAAGTGGCACATGATGTCACCTTATGGCAGCACCAATGATCATAGGCAGTGCACTGAGCTGGAACGCACGGCGTCGCCCAATCCCGTCGGCGATGGAGCCGCTGAAGAGGCACCCAACAAAAGCTCCTCCCAAGCAGATACTCACCACGAGCCCTGCACCCAACAGAAGCACAAGCACAACTCGAGTATAACAAGTAAATAAACTGACCAAAACCACTACAATTAACAGAAGAAATGCCCCCGTACCTTCAGCAAGCGTGTTGCCGGTGAAGCCAAGGTCAGTGGAGATGCTCTCCAAGGGCTCGTTCACCACCCTGCGTCATCACCATCACGGCACCAAATGAGGCACAGAGTTCAGATGAGGGCAACAGAGCCATCAGAAGTGCAGAAAACGTGGGCGGAAGGGCACGCACCCGGAGTGGTATCCAAAGAGGAACGAGGTGAGCGTGGCGACACAGACATGCGGCAAGGACATGCGCCACGAcggccccgcgccgccgccgccgccgcgccgctgtCCGTCATTCTCACTGCGGAAATGGAAATGGAAACGGAAATGGGAAAAGGAAATGAGATTCAAATCTCACCATAAATTAACCAAGTGGTAAGAGGAACGGGGGGAAACCGAGCGGGGTACGAACTTGGCGTCTCGACGTCGGGTTCCATGGCTGTTTCCCTGGATGGCACGCGCTTGTAGACGGAGGAGTTAAGCTTCCACCGCATCGCCGCTGATTACACAGAGACCAATAAGCGATTAAGCGATTCGGCCGCAGAACCAGTGCAGCATGGGGAAGGGATTGGAGGGTTCGGGAATGAGgacccgagagagagagagagatctagGCCGGTCCCAGGGGAGGAAGGTGACTAGGTGAGCGACGTGGGAGGAGGAAGGGGCGGCCGGGCGGGTCGGTGTATTAATAGCGGCGGTTAAGTAAATTAATCGGGAGTCGGAGGCTTGTTTACCTGGCCACCGCGTGCGCCTGCATCAGATCGCGCGGGGGAGGCGACGTGTCCGCCGTGCGGTGCTGGTGCAGTGAGGGCGGAGGCGGCGCCGGATCTGGGGAGGACGGAGGGAGCCGAGGGATTGCTTCGGCGTTGGTTAGTCAGATGATGATTGATCCCGGGCGGGTGGGTTTGGCGAGGGAGCACGGAGACCGAGAGGAGGGTGGTGGAGCGTGGAGGCCTGCCTGGCGAGCTGCCGGCGCGGAGATCGCAgggtgggtggggtggggggaAAGGGCGAAGGGGAGCTTGGGGAGGCTGTGCCGTGATGAGGTCGTGCTGCCAGGCCAACACGGGGGTGACATGCTGGCAGGAGCACATGCTGGCAGGAGCGCACGGCGGAGGGGAAGGACAATTGCGTTCTAGCCCTTGATATTATTAAATTTACTCGGAACAAACGCTATGTTCGGCCTAGGGCTAAATCGGATGGCTGGGCTGGTTTTGGAGCCCAGCCGGCCGAACAACTGACGTAAAAGCCGACCGGCTGGCGTATTCAACTCCATCGGTCGTTCCGTTCCCCCGATAGCCGCTAGGGCTTGCGCTCGGTCGCCCCACAGCTTCTCTCCTCCGCGCAGGCCGCGACGGCCGTGAGCTCCGCTTCGCCGTGCCTGCCCTAGCCGCCGCAAACGGTTCCCTCCCCGCCCGCCTCGCAACGCCGTGAGGGCGCCCCGTCGTCGTCGACAGCCTTTCGTGGCGACCGCTAGCTCCGCATCCCTCCTAGAACCCGCCGCAGTCGAAGCCCGTCCGCCGGGGACAGGTAACCCCGGATACGAGGCCGGCGTCATCCCTCCCCCTCCGGATC is from Miscanthus floridulus cultivar M001 chromosome 7, ASM1932011v1, whole genome shotgun sequence and encodes:
- the LOC136466988 gene encoding LOW QUALITY PROTEIN: probable plastidic glucose transporter 2 (The sequence of the model RefSeq protein was modified relative to this genomic sequence to represent the inferred CDS: inserted 1 base in 1 codon), which produces MRWKLNSSVYKRVPSRETAMEPDVETPMRMTDSGXGGGGGAGPSWRMSLPHVCVATLTSFLFGYHSGVVNEPLESISTDLGFTGNTLAEGLVVSICLGGAFVGCLFSGSIADGIGRRRAFQLSALPMIIGAAISALTNSLEGMLLGRFLVGTGMGLGPPVASLYITEVSPPTVRGTYGSFVQIATCLGIIVSLLIGTPVKDIDGWWRVCFWVATIPATLQALGMEFCAESPQWLYKCGRMSEAEMQFEKLLGPLHVKSAMAELSRSERGDDGESVKYSELFYGRHFNVVFIGTTLFALQQLSGINSVFYFSSTVFRSVGVPSNLANICMGISNLSGSIVAMLLMDKLGRKVLLSGSFLGMAFAMGLQAVGANRQYLGSTSVYLSVGGILLFVLSFSLGAGPVPGLLLPEIFPNKIRAKAMALCMSVHWIVNFFVSLLFLRLLEQLGPQLLYTIFSSFCVVASIFVRRHVVETKGKTLQEIEVSLLQPQ